One Solea senegalensis isolate Sse05_10M linkage group LG3, IFAPA_SoseM_1, whole genome shotgun sequence genomic window carries:
- the LOC122766936 gene encoding monocarboxylate transporter 2-like, which yields MPPPACPPAVPPPDGGWGWAVVLASFISIGFSYAFPKAITVFFKDIQIIFDASYSQIAWISSIMLAVMYAAGPISSILVNKYGCRPIVLMGGCLCSTGMILASFCTNVLQLYLCIGVIGGLGLAFNLQPALTMIGRYFLKKRPIANGLAMAGSPVFLSTLAPLNQYLFNNFGWRGSFLILGGLLLNCCVAGALMRPLGPPPNKAKKDEELAVIPTATKQKRSVWKIVNSYLDLTLFKHRGFLIYLVGNVIMFLGFFAPIVFLAAYAKDMGVDEYSAAFLLSILAFVDMFARPSMGLLANSRWVRPKIQYFFSFAVLYNGVCHILCPLVESYRGLVVYSIFFGFAFGMVSSVLFETLMDLVGPQRFSSAVGLTTIVECCPVLLGPPLAGKLVDVTKNYKYMYFCCGAIVILGSIWLFIGNFINYRLLDRERKQEEKYKRTETEDPDQVKALAAAADGEAQASEEMINKGQRDADPMQQETNI from the exons ATGCCGCCCCCTGCATGTCCACCTGCAGTGCCCCCACCAGATGGCGGTTGGGGTTGGGCCGTGGTGTTGGCCTCTTTCATCTCCATAGGCTTCTCATACGCCTTTCCCAAGGCCATCACTGTCTTTTTCAAAGACATCCAGATCATCTTCGATGCCTCCTACAGTCAGATCGCGTGGATCTCCTCCATCATGCTCGCCGTCATGTATGCTGCAG GTCCCATCAGCAGCATACTTGTCAACAAGTATGGCTGCAGGCCCATCGTCTTGATGGGGGGCTGCCTCTGTTCCACTGGTATGATCTTAGCTTCCTTCTGCACTAATGTGCTGCAGCTTTACCTCTGCATTGGTGTTATCGGGG GTCTTGGACTTGCCTTCAACCTGCAGCCAGCGCTGACTATGATAGGCAGGTACTTCTTGAAGAAACGTCCCATTGCTAATGGACTGGCAATGGCAGGCAGTCCGGTGTTCCTCAGTACCCTAGCCCCTCTTAACCAGTACCTCTTCAACAATTTTGGCTGGAGAGGCAGCTTCCTCATCCTGGGTGGCTTGCTGTTAAACTGCTGTGTGGCTGGTGCCCTCATGAGACCTTTGGGGCCGCCACCCAATAAGGCCAAGAAAGATGAAGAGTTGGCTGTCATCCCTACCGCTACAAAACAGAAACGTTCTGTCTGGAAAATAGTCAACAGTTACCTGGACTTGACTCTGTTCAAACACCGTGGCTTCCTTATTTACCTTGTCGGCAACGTCATCATGTTCTTGGGCTTCTTCGCACCTATTGTTTTCCTTGCAGCCTATGCCAAGGACATGGGTGTGGATGAGTACTCAGCTGCCTTCCTGCTCTCAATCCTGgcttttgttgacatgtttgcCAGGCCATCCATGGGGCTACTGGCCAACTCGCGCTGGGTTCGGCCAAAGATCCAATACTTTTTCAGCTTTGCTGTACTGTACAATGGTGTCTGCCACATCCTTTGTCCTTTGGTGGAATCCTACCGTGGTCTAGTTGTGTATTCAATTTTCTTTGGCTTTGCCTTTGGCATGGTCAGCTCAGTGCTGTTTGAAACGCTGATGGACCTGGTTGGGCCTCAGAGGTTCTCCAGTGCTGTGGGCCTAACCACCATTGTGGAATGCTGTCCAGTCCTTCTTGGTCCACCACTTGCAG GGAAACTGGTAGATGTCACGAAAAACTACAAGTACATGTATTTTTGCTGTGGAGCCATCGTGATTCTGGGTAGTATTTGGCTCTTCATTGGAAACTTCATCAACTACAGACTCTTGGATCGTGAGCGCAAACAAGAAGAAAAGTACAAACGGACTGAAACAGAAGACCCAGACCAAGTTAAGGCTCTGGCGGCTGCGGCTGATGGGGAAGCCCAGGCCTCTGAGGAGATGATCAACAAAGGTCAGAGAGATGCAGATCCTATGCAGCAGGAAACCAACATCTAG